One window of Phycisphaeraceae bacterium genomic DNA carries:
- a CDS encoding inositol monophosphatase, with the protein MFSAAETTGSKQTQGAPLKDDLAARLEHATQIARESAQITLEHFQTDVSIQVKKDGSPVTVADRECEKFLRQRILTKFAKDGVLGEEHPETFGASGYRWVIDPIDGTRSFIHGVPLWGTMIGVEKAFPDGTSSVVAGVIFMPALNEMIWAADGHGAWHRAVSPEAMRARALGTPVDDEYQTLPARVSDTKHLKDATVCLTSVRGMHNAGWDVVHVELGLKTRAVRGWSDCYSHLLLCTGRIDAVLEPVVSAWDVAATVPILREAGGKFTHPSGFPEEDAHQPQSIASNGHLHQELVELVQEYRMRD; encoded by the coding sequence TTGTTTAGTGCAGCTGAAACCACCGGATCGAAACAGACACAAGGCGCACCACTGAAAGATGATCTTGCAGCCCGACTTGAGCACGCGACGCAGATCGCCAGGGAATCAGCGCAGATCACCCTCGAACACTTCCAGACCGATGTCAGTATCCAGGTAAAGAAGGACGGCTCGCCCGTCACCGTCGCAGACCGCGAGTGTGAAAAGTTTCTCCGACAGCGTATTCTCACAAAGTTCGCAAAGGACGGCGTGCTCGGCGAAGAGCACCCAGAGACGTTCGGCGCAAGCGGGTACCGCTGGGTGATTGATCCGATCGATGGCACGCGCTCGTTCATTCATGGTGTCCCGCTCTGGGGCACCATGATCGGCGTTGAAAAGGCGTTCCCCGACGGCACCTCCAGCGTTGTCGCTGGTGTCATCTTCATGCCAGCACTCAACGAGATGATCTGGGCAGCGGATGGTCACGGCGCATGGCATCGTGCAGTATCACCCGAAGCAATGCGAGCTCGTGCGCTGGGCACTCCTGTCGACGACGAGTATCAGACGCTACCAGCGCGCGTCTCAGACACAAAGCACTTGAAAGATGCGACCGTGTGCCTGACGAGTGTCCGTGGCATGCACAACGCGGGATGGGATGTTGTCCATGTCGAACTCGGCCTGAAAACGCGCGCGGTCAGGGGCTGGAGCGACTGCTACTCGCATCTCCTGCTGTGCACGGGAAGGATCGATGCCGTCCTGGAGCCCGTCGTGTCAGCCTGGGACGTCGCAGCAACAGTTCCCATTCTGCGCGAAGCTGGTGGCAAGTTCACACATCCATCCGGGTTCCCCGAAGAAGATGCACACCAGCCGCAGAGCATCGCATCCAACGGCCATCTGCATCAGGAGCTTGTCGAACTTGTGCAGGAATACCGCATGCGGGACTGA